One Aquarana catesbeiana isolate 2022-GZ linkage group LG06, ASM4218655v1, whole genome shotgun sequence genomic region harbors:
- the TMEM37 gene encoding LOW QUALITY PROTEIN: voltage-dependent calcium channel gamma-like subunit (The sequence of the model RefSeq protein was modified relative to this genomic sequence to represent the inferred CDS: inserted 1 base in 1 codon; added 18 bases not found in genome assembly), protein MTAIVVQLQKKMSPRIRSQKFFETFLRVLITLSAGTAIVLSSISICDGNWLSAPGRHLFGXWDTCRPNQDPPCSEEALSLSNVMVVVRTSVCLAVVLAIFGMELMMVSQLCDDGHCRKRWAVGCAMLLATFLLSTVGTMTYVFLLRDVAIYATFTLTFWAQFLAVFLFFLNAISGLYLNRLTA, encoded by the exons CAGCTGCAGAAGAAGATGAGTCCTCGGATCAGATCCCAGAAGTTCTTCGAGACGTTCCTGCGAGTTCTGATAACGCTGAGCGCAGGAACGGCCATCGTCCTCTCCTCCATCTCCATCTGCGATGGGAATTGGCTCTCGGCCCCCGGGCGGCACCTCTTCG TGTGGGACACCTGCAGACCCAACCAGGATCCACCGTGCTCCGAGGAGGCGCTCAGCCTAAGCAACGTGATGGTGGTGGTGCGCACCTCCGTGTGCCTGGCGGTGGTCCTGGCCATCTTCGGGATGGAGCTGATGATGGTGTCCCAGCTGTGTGATGATGGCCATTGCCGCAAGAGGTGGGCTGTAGGCTGTGCCATGCTGCTGGCCACGTTCCTCCTGTCTACCGTGGGGACCATGACCTACGTCTTCCTGCTGAGGGACGTCGCCATCTACGCAACCTTCACACTGACCTTCTGGGCCCAGTTCCTGGccgtcttcctcttcttcctcaacgCCATCAGTGGACTTTACTTGAATCGCTTGACAGCATGA